The Chryseobacterium sp. 7 sequence AATGATTCTTCACGTACTGAATTTCCACCAGAAAGATGTAGATTTCATGGTAGGTGCACAGCTTGAAGGTTTCGACTGTATGGTGAAACTGACTCAGGATAATGACTTCATGGTGCTAGAAGGCGATGAATACCTTTCTTCCCCTATTGATCTTCGTTCAAAATTTTTACTGTATCAGCCCAATATTGCTTTAATGAGCGGTATTGCATGGGATCATATCAATGTTTTTAAAACATTTGATGATTATATTGATCAGTTCAGAAAGTTTGTGGCAAGCATTACAGCAGGCGGAGTTCTGGTGTACAACGAAGAGGATGCTGAAGTAGTGAAAGTAGTCGAAAATGCTGAGAACTATTTCAGAAAGATTCCTTATAAAACGCCTGAATACGAAATCAACAATGGTAAAGTATATTTAAAAACAGAAATGGGCGATGTTCCGCTTTCTGTTTTTGGAGCGCACAATCTGTTGAATATGGAAGGCGCAAGACATATCTGCCAGCAGCTTGGCATTATGGATGAGGACTTCTATGAGGCTATTATGAGCTTCAAAGGAGCTTCCAAACGTCTTGAAAAAGTAGAAAGAGAAGATAAGGGAACTCTTTATAAAGATTTTGCCCACGCACCAAGTAAAGTGAAGGCAGCTGTAAAGGCTTTTGCAGAACAGTTTAAAAAAGATAAGAAGTACGGATTTCTGGAACTTCACACCTATTCCAGCTTAAATCCGGCTTTCCTTGAGCAATATGACCACGCTATGGACGGTCTGGAAGAAGCAGTTGTTTTCTACTCTGAAGACGCTTTGAAGATCAAGAGAATGGAACCAATTTCTCCAGAATTCATTAAAGAAAAATTCAAAAATGAAAAATTAAGGGTTTTCACGAATGCAGAAGATCTTCATTCTTACTGGAATACATTGGATAAAACGGATGGTGTTTATCTGATGATGAGTTCCGGTAATTTCGGTGGTCTAGATTTAACAAAATAATGACCACTTTGGCCACTTTGGTTTAAAAATTTAACATTAAGAAACAATTCTCAATATGATAAAAACTTCTTTCAGCTGAAAGAAGTTTTTTATTTTTTTAATAAAACAAGTTATCGAAATAATCAAAATATGTTTCATTTATTTTATCATAAAATAATTATTAGCGAAAAATATTCATATATAAACAAATTCACATATAAATATAATTTTAAAACAATCATTTAATTAATTGATAATCAATAAATTGTGATTTATTTTTGCGAAATATTTTTATATATTTGAGATGAATAAAAAGCATAAAAATGAAAAAAGCTATCTTATTTATGATTTTACCGTTTGCTTCAAATGCTCAAGTTGGGATTAACACAAACACTCCTACAAAAACACTTGACATAAACGGAGAACTAAGAATCCGTACTTTACCTGTAGGAGTAGCAGCTGATGATATTCTCTCTACTGATGCCAATGGTAACATAAGAAAGGTTTCCAGAACGGATCTTAGTGGCGGATCATCATCTGGGTTCAACAACTCTATTTTGGGATATGATCCTAAACCCGTAGCTATAAGACCTCAACCACCAGGTGCGTTACCTGGAGGCGGTACAGCCACTGAGCTTGGATGCAAGAAATGGTCTGGCAACAATCACACCTATTGTGCTTATCAGCTTTCGCAGGCTATCAACTGGTTCAATGCCTACAGTTTTGGAAAACAAATGGGCGGATATCTGGTAACTATGCCGAATGATGCCGAAAGAACCTGGGTGAATACTAATATTGTGGCTTCAGGGACAGGTTATAATCTGGCTAACAATGTATGGATAGGTTTTAATAAAATTCAGAGGCCGGGAAATCCAGATCAACTTCAGTGGATTACGGGAGAAGAATTTAGAATTAACTGGTCTACCAATCCTGCCACTACAGAAAACTGGTTTAATCCCGGGGAGCCTAACAATTCGGGAGGCGTAGAAGGAGCCACACACATATTTGCTGCCAGTGCCAATGCTGAAAGAAGATGGAATGATTTAAATGGCGGGTTGACTGCCAATTCCAGCATTTCTATGAACCAGCTTATTATTGAGTTTAATGAATAATAAAAACACCTATGAAAAGATCAATTTTACTATTCATTATCTTACCTTATTTTTCAATTGCTCAAGTTGGAATTAATACAAATACTCCTACCAAAGCATTTGATATCAACGGAGAACTAAGAACCCGTACATTACCTCAAGGTATTGCCACTGATGATATACTGTCTGCCGATACCAATGGAAATGTAAGGAAGATTACCCGGACCGACATTAGCGGAGGAACTGCATCAGGATTCAATAATTCTATTTTAGGATATGATCCGAAACCAGTTGCCACAAGACCTCAGCCGCCTGGTGCTGTACCGGGAGGTGGTACAGCCACTGAGATTGGATGCAAAAAATGGACAGGAAATAATCATACCTATTGTGCTTATCAGCTTTCACAGGGGATTAACTGGTTCAATGCCTACAGCTTCGGAAAGCAAATGGGAGGTTATCTGGTGACGATGCCTAACGATGCGGAAAGGATCTGGGTTGCCACTAATATTGTAGCTTCGGGAACGGGTTATAATTTGGCTAATAATATATGGATTGGCTTTAATAAAATTCAGAGACCTGGAAATCCGGACAGGCTTCAATGGATTACCGGAGAAGAATTCAGAATGAACTGGTCTACCAACCCTGCCACCACAGAAAATTGGTTTGCTACGGGAGAACCAAATAATTCCGGGGGAACTGAAGGATCTACTCACATTTATAATACCACCGGAAACGCAGAAAGAAGATGGAATGACTTAAGCGGGGCAACCACCACTTTTACCGGTTCTGCGATGAACCAGCTCATTATTGAATACAGTGAATAAAAAAATAAAAGCTTCAGAAAATAATCTGAAGCTTTTTGATGAAAAATATAAGTATTGTGTTTTTACAGTTTATAATTTTTCCGATTATTTTATCCAATACTGAATAATACGGCCTTCGTAATTTCCTGATTTAAGATTGAAATTATGGGGTCTCCAGTTTGCCCAGCCATTATTACAGAAGCTTGCGCCTCCATAATCATCTGTACTGTTTGAACAAGTTCCAATATGATGGTTAAGCTGGCTTTCGTTATTCATGTATAATCCAAAAAGATCATTCACATAATATTTATTGAAAGTGTAAGTCTGCCCACCCGGATAGGTATAAGTAAGATTATTGGCAGGTGTATTGTTGGATGCATATCCATTTCCTCCAAAAATTCCGGTGAAGAAACTAGCCTGACTGTACAATCCTGGTATATTTAATTGAAAATCAACACCATTTAATTTATATAAAGTAACTCCTGTAACAGGTTTTCCAAAATCAAATCCGAACAATTTTCCTGTAGTTGTATTTCCATAGGTAGTATAGTTCCCCGTTGCCAGATTACCATCCGTAACAATTGTGTTCAAATAGTTATTTTTTGACCAGTTATCATTTACAGGAGCAACTGTAGAACTTTCTACATCCGATAAAGTAGTACCTGTCTGTCCTTTTTCTTTGATTGAAAAACGATATTCTTTTGAAGTGGAAGTATTATTACCTATATTGCTCACAGCTGCTGCAGGTAAAGAAAATGCATATTCATTAAAGATCCCTGTTTGTGTAGTTACTGCGTTTCTGGCAACCTGAGTAGACCATGACTCACTTTGTGTTTGTTCCACTACCAAAATCTGTCTTTCGGAAAGAGATTTAATCAAAGTCCACCCACCATTAGACATATCACAATACGTTTTATAGGGATTAGAGCTTGCATCCTTCACCCAATAGTAACCGTCTGTTGTTTTTCCGGCATTAAAAATTTCAAGGCATCGGTT is a genomic window containing:
- a CDS encoding UDP-N-acetylmuramate--L-alanine ligase translates to MKTHFIAIGGSAMHNLAIALKDKGYQVTGSDDAIFEPSKSRLEKKGIMPQEMGWFPEKITPDIDAVILGMHAHQDNPELARAKELGLKIYSYPEFLYEQSKNKTRVVIAGSHGKTTITSMILHVLNFHQKDVDFMVGAQLEGFDCMVKLTQDNDFMVLEGDEYLSSPIDLRSKFLLYQPNIALMSGIAWDHINVFKTFDDYIDQFRKFVASITAGGVLVYNEEDAEVVKVVENAENYFRKIPYKTPEYEINNGKVYLKTEMGDVPLSVFGAHNLLNMEGARHICQQLGIMDEDFYEAIMSFKGASKRLEKVEREDKGTLYKDFAHAPSKVKAAVKAFAEQFKKDKKYGFLELHTYSSLNPAFLEQYDHAMDGLEEAVVFYSEDALKIKRMEPISPEFIKEKFKNEKLRVFTNAEDLHSYWNTLDKTDGVYLMMSSGNFGGLDLTK
- a CDS encoding C-type lectin domain-containing protein, translated to MKKAILFMILPFASNAQVGINTNTPTKTLDINGELRIRTLPVGVAADDILSTDANGNIRKVSRTDLSGGSSSGFNNSILGYDPKPVAIRPQPPGALPGGGTATELGCKKWSGNNHTYCAYQLSQAINWFNAYSFGKQMGGYLVTMPNDAERTWVNTNIVASGTGYNLANNVWIGFNKIQRPGNPDQLQWITGEEFRINWSTNPATTENWFNPGEPNNSGGVEGATHIFAASANAERRWNDLNGGLTANSSISMNQLIIEFNE
- a CDS encoding C-type lectin domain-containing protein, with the protein product MKRSILLFIILPYFSIAQVGINTNTPTKAFDINGELRTRTLPQGIATDDILSADTNGNVRKITRTDISGGTASGFNNSILGYDPKPVATRPQPPGAVPGGGTATEIGCKKWTGNNHTYCAYQLSQGINWFNAYSFGKQMGGYLVTMPNDAERIWVATNIVASGTGYNLANNIWIGFNKIQRPGNPDRLQWITGEEFRMNWSTNPATTENWFATGEPNNSGGTEGSTHIYNTTGNAERRWNDLSGATTTFTGSAMNQLIIEYSE